TGATGACAAAGCTCTGTGAACTGGACACTACAAGTGCTGGGGACAACTCTTCAGGGACCTCCACCTCTGGCCGGTGGTCTCCACCCACTGGTCCTTGCAGACCTGTTTCCTGGACGCTCAGATCTGAGTCCGCTTCCCCGCACTGCAGCGGGAGTAATGCCTGGTGTCGGGCCAGCGTATCGCTGCTTTTCTGGGCCTCCAGGGAGTTCTGGTGTGTAGAATTCCTGTGGGCCATGGCGTTCTTCTGAGGCTCATCGAAGCTCAGTGAGAAGGTGACCGTGCCGCTGCCGAAGATGACCTTCTGCTTGCATCTTGGCTGCTGCTGCGATTGTTGCTGCTGTGGGAGGGTcaggggctgctgctgctgctcttgtTGGGTTAGGGCCAgcggctgctgctgcttctgcctctCGGGCTGTGGGAATGGGTCTTCGCTGTTGCTCTTGCTGCtgatggaggaggagggggtggaTCCAGTGGAGCCCCCAAGGCTGCTGGACCGCTTGCGGGAGACGTTGCTGCGGCGCAGCGTGGCCCGGGCAGCCACCTTGAAAGCGTGAGCTGCGGTGCTGCAACGCACCTCCTCGATGGTGTTGCGGGATGGCTTGAAGAGAATGATGTAGATCTTGTTGAAGAAGATGCACGCCAGCAAGCCAAAGCTGGCTGCCAGGATGGCAATCACCTCCACGGCAGAGACAAACTTGCCGTAGGTGCTGGCATAGGCTGGAATGAAGGAGATCCAGACAATGAAGAAGATGAGCATGCTGAAGGTGATGAACTTGGCTTCATTGAAGTTCTCTGGCAGCTTCCGGGACTtgaaggcaaagaagaagcagATGGCAGCCAGCAGGCAGGTGTAGCCGATCAGGAAGCCCAGGGCCATGAGTGAGCCCTCGTGGCACGTGATGAAGATGATCTCATCCTCCAGCTCGTGGTTGCGGTAGCTTGAGGGGGGCGCGGTGTAGAGCCAGATCACACAGATGACAATCTGCATGAAGGTGCAGAGGAAAACCAGCAGAAACTGCAGGTTGAGCCCCCACCACTTGCGGTGGAAGCTGGTGGGGATCTTGGCCTCAAACACCAGGAGGACACGGTTGGTTTTCACCAGGATGCACGAGATGCAGAGCACGAAGCTGATGCCAAAGGCCGGTTGGCGCAGGCGGCAAGTCCAGTCCTGGGGCTCCCCAATGAAGAACAGGGAGCTGGAGAAGCAGCAgagcagggagaagaggagaaggtagGAGAGCTCTCGGTTCGTGGCCTTGACGATGGGCGTGTTGCGGAACTTGATAAACACACCCAGCACAAAGGCTGTCAGGAAAATGCCCAGCACGGCAAAGAGGGTGAGTGCAATCCCAAAGGGCTCTGTCCACGACAGAAACTCGATCTCCTTGGCAATGCAGGAGGTGTGGTTCTCATTGGACCAGAAGTCATCTGGGCACTTGTTACAGGCACTGGCATCTGTAAAATGTCCCGGTGAAGAGTGAGTTACTGTGTGGCACAGACTAAAACGTGTGAGTGTACATGTGGTGGTGGGAATACATAGTTTTTTGAATGTGGTCActacatattttcttcattttgatgaaAACATTCTGACTTTTACAGTATCAAAAAATATGCTGAACCCCAACATGTTTAATAACATGGTTAATTTCATGTAACTCTGATGGTTCTATTGTTAGTTTGTTTTCCCTTTGCACATGACATGGGTGGGGCCCTTGCTTCATTTAACACTACCTGCTGATGGTTTATAGCAGGGAATGATCAACCTTGCTGGACAGGTGGCTGCCCTGCACACCAGAGGTCTAGCATGGTCCATCAACGCTTCACAGAATGATTGAAGCTTaacctgatttatttatttaaatattattggataatatttgaggtttacaacatgatgttgTGGGATACATATGGGCAGTAAACTGGCTATTCTAGTGAAGCAAATGAACATATCTGACATCTCATATGGAGACtgatttattttggatatatggATGGGCTTTGTAGACACACCAGAGCAGACTTCCTTTAGATCAAGGCAGAGTATCCCACGCACATGACCTATGCTTTCCTCACTCCATATCCACAGCTTTTCGATGAGGGAGGCTGCAGACTCATTCAATTGACAACTGTTTACTAAGTCTCTGCTAACTCCCAGGCAGTGTGCAGTTTTGGGCAGTGAAAGGAGCAGGGTGTTTGGAGTTAGAGATCTGGATGGAATCCTGGCCATACTACTTACTGGTGATGTTACTTTGgtcaagtttcttaacctctcagagccttagtttcctaatttgtaaaatgggagCAGCAATAATGCCATTATTGGGGTGAGGATAACATGAGATAATAATATCAactatagttaatatttatagagTACTTCTAAAATGCCAAAgttttgtttaacaaatatttatctagaGCTTACCATGTGCATTACCAATATTAATCGTTTAATTCTCAAAACTCTATAGGATAGGTTTAATTATTATTCCCACCTAAAAGTAACCTGAGAAACAGGAAAAGCACAAGTAAGATAGCAAATTCAGTGCCAGGCACCCAGCAGGCAATTCTATCATGGCCTATTAACTCTGGAGTCTGGAGCAGACAGAACTTTGTCCATTCAGGGCCACTAAACTCTAACAAAAGGGAAATATATTGGCCAGCAGTATAAAGTAAGAGAAAGATGTGTAATAGGTGTTGTTAGCTTTCATGGTATTAAAAGaacatttaactttctttttctgttccaccTCCATGACCAACATTTTGTGATGCTCAGACATACCCTTGTTAAATGAGAAACTGTGCAAAGCACCATCTCAACCCAGCCCTTCCATGGGCTTCACTGACCCCAGGCCTCCAAAGTGGACCAAGCCCTGCACAGTGCCCAAGAGGGGTTCCCTTACCTGTCTCATCACTGTACTCCCCATCAGGACACTCCACACACTCAAAGCAGCAGGTGGGCTCCCCCTCAATGATCCCTTTCCTGGTCCCTGCCAGACAGTCTCGGCTGCAGTTGGAGAAGGGCACCTGGAGGACAGACAGCACAAAGGTGAGTGTCTGTAGCTGTAGGATCCGGGGCCAACCCTACAGTCTCTTCAAAACATGTAAGAGGGAGGAGTTTGGGCACAAGAATCAGTGTGACAGATGCTGGGCCCATTCCAGGCAAAAGGAGGTCCAGAGGTCCTTGGTTCTGATATCTGTGAAAGGGACAGATGCCTGTGGGCAAGTgggtatacatgcacacacacacatgtgcatgcacacatacacacacacacgcatgggATTCTATGATGATCTGGGAAAAGCGCCACTACTTTCTACTACttgaaaacagatgaaaaatactAAAACACTAGACAACATACTCAAAGGacctaagaaagaaaatgtatcatGACCATGTTGGGTTTATGCTCAGGAGTGCAAAAAAGTCTAATGTTAGACAAATCTGTAAGTATTATTCACTGTATTAACAAATTAATGGagaaaaaatcatatgatcaccaacagataaataaaaagcatttgatgaaattcaaggccgggcgcggtggctcaagcctgtaatcccagcactttgggaggccaagatgggcggatcacgaggtcaggagatcgagaccatcctggctaacacagtgaaaccccgtctctactaaaaaatacaaaaaactagccgggcgaggtggcaggcgcctgtagtcccagctattcgggaggctgaggcaggagaatggcgtaaacccgggaggcggagtttgcagtgaactgagatccggccactgcactccagcctgggcgaccgagtgaggctccgtctcaaaaaaaaaaaaaaaaaaaaaaattcaacacaaaCCATTGATAAAAGCTTAGTAAAAAAGGAGTGGGAAGAAATATCTTTAGCTTGAAAAAGGGTACCAAAAAACCTCTTAGAGTAAACATCATTcatatagagaaaatattaaaagtatttccATTTAAAACAAGGATGTCCATTATCACCACTACTCTTTAACTTTGCACTGGAGGTCCTAGCTAATGgaatcagacaagaaaaataagtgcatacattttgaaaaggatggggaggggaggggaggggaggggagggaatagGACAACTCACATAATCATCTTCAACTATGGTGACAAGGTATCCTCAGAGATGTGCTCTCAGTCCTTAAGTTGCCAACCCATTCAATCACTGAATGAAAGCTAAAGGCCCTGTTTTCCAAACCCACACTAGGAATGCTTCTAAATTTTCCCCATTAAAGAATGATGGTTGcgtcctttcttcctatttgaatatgctttacttctttttcttgcctgattgccctggccagaacttccaatactacgttgaataagagtggtgagagagggcatccttgtcttgtgccagttttcaaggggaatgctttcagcttttgcctattcCGTATAATATTgtctgtaggtttgtcataaatggctcttattattttgaggtatgttccttcaacacctagtttatttagttcttaacatgaagggatgttgaattttatcaaaggccttttctgtgtctattgagataatcatgtgctttttgtctttagttctgtttatgtgatgaattacgttttgcaggaacagaaaaccaaacaccccatgttcccacttataagtgtgagctgaacaatgggaacactggacacagggtggagaacaacactggggcctgtccggaaagggtggggggagtggagagcattagggaaaagagctcgtgcatgctaggcttaatacccaGGCGATAGGTTgacaggtacagcaaaccaccatggcacacatttgcctatgtaataaacctgcacatcctgcacatgtactccagaacttaaaagaaataaaatgaaaaaagaatgatgGTTGCTGTATCTTTTACCAAGGTAAAGTGAGGTTCTCTTCTATTCCTAGATtaatgaaatttttgtttttaacctgagAGGGTATTGAATGTTAATGGatactttttctgtgtctgcTGACATTGTAgaacttttatcttttattctgctAATGTAATAAGCTACATTTATGAACTTTGTAAGTTTGGCTATCATTACATTCCCGTACATTCACTGCTAACTCTACTAGGAGATgatgtttattttatacattgctggtcTATGTTTGgtgatattttatttaggatttgaGCATCtacatatataaagaatattGTCCTATAATTGTCTTTGCTTGTATTGTTCTATCTGTTTTTGGTATCAAGATTATATTATCAtcacaaaataaatttagtagCTTTCCTTCTTGGTTTCTGCTAGGCTGTGAGTGCcaacaatttcaaaataataactcCAACAAGACAACTGTATTTCTGTCTCATATAAATGTCTAGGGATGTGGTCTAGAGTGATATAGCACTCCACAATGTTGGACACCTAGACTCTTTCTACCTGGTGGTTCTGACATGTTTGTCTTTGCCTCATAGTCCTTGATAGTGGCATTTGGTTTCCAGGAGGCAAGACAGAGGAAGGGATGAAGAAGAGAGCAAAGGATACCTGCAAGCACTTTCTTAAAGAAGGTTCCCAGAATCATCCCACAACACTGCCACTTACATCCCATTCTCCAGGatttagtcacatggccacacttAGTAGAAATGAAGGCTGAAAAATGTCATCTTGAATCTGGGTAGTCATATGTCCAGCTAAAATagagttctatttttaaagaaaaagaggagtaTAAATAATGAGGGCTGATAGCAATGTCTGCCatgcctctttttctcttcttgttaaTGGTTAAGGAACAAGCTGAAGGTCACACAATGGCTTGAGACTGGAGAGCTGAGATTCGCGATGAGGTCGGTCTTCAAAGTCTACACTTTTCACTACACCAGACTCTGCTTTGTACCAGTCAAGGCTTAGAAGAATGTCTCCATCTGGGTCCTCTTACTGCATCCTTCAGCAACCATCAACTAAAGAGAAATCCTATCACCACAGGAGTGGGCTGAGGTAGCCATCAGAAAGATCCATTTTTCCAAAAAGCAGTCAAGTATCTCCAAGGCTCCTCAACAGTCTTGTTAAAGATGCCTGTCCAATTCTGGCCAAGGAAGCTCATCTGAATTCCAAGCCCCTAATTAAGGTGTCTCTTTTACTTCTTATTTGTTGCAGCAAAACAAGGAAAGAATTATTGGTAGTGTAGTGTAGGGAATGGAGCACTGAGGTCTAAGTTAGGGTCCTTGGAGTCTagtctcagctttttttttttttcatttattttttattttttatttttttttattattattatactttaagttctagggtacatgtgcataacgtgcaggtttgttacatatgtatacttgtgccatgttggtgtgctgcacctgtcaactcgtcagcacccatcaactcatcatttacatcaggtataactcccaatgcaatcccttccccctcccccctccccatgataggccccggtgtgtgatgttccccttcccgagcccaagtgatctcattggatctcattgttcagttcccacctatgagtgagaacatgcggtgtttggttttctgttcttgtgatagtttgctgagaatgatggtttccagctgcatccatgtccctacaaaggacacaaactcatccttttttatggctacatatatattccatggtgtatatgtgccacattttcttaatccagtctgtcactgatggacatttgggttgattccaaatctttgctattgtgaatagtgccgcaataaatatacgtgtgcctgtgtctttatagcagcatgatttataatcctttgggtatatccccagtaatgggatggctgggtcatatggtacttctagttctagatccttgaggaatcgccatactgttttccataatggttgaactagtttacaatcccaccaacagtgtaaaagtgttcctatttctccacattctctccagcacctgttgtttcctgactttttaatgattgccattctaactggtgtgagatggtatctcattgtggttttgatttgcatttctctgatggccagtgatgatgagcattttttcatgtgtctattggctgtatgaatgtcttcttttgagaaatatctgttcatatcctttgttcactttttgatggggttgtttttttcttgtaaatttgtttgagttctttgtaggttctggatattagccctttgtcagatgagtagattgcaaaaattttctcccattctgtaggttgcctgttcactctgatggtagtttcttttgctgtgcagaagctctttagtttaatgagatcccatttgtcaattttggcttttgttgccgttacttttggtgttttagacatgaagtccttgcccatgcctatgtcctgaatggtattacctaggttttcttctagggtttttatggtattaggtctaacatttaagtctctaatccatcttgaattaattttcatataaggagtaaggaaaggatccagtttcagctttctacttatggctagccaattttcccagcaccatttattaaatagggaatcctttccccatttcttgtttttctcaggtttgtcaaagatcagatggctgtagatgtgtggtattatttctgaggactcggttctgttccattggtctatatttctgtttcggtaccagtaccatgctgttttggttactgtagccttgtagtatagtttgaagtcaggtagcgtgatgcctccagctttgttcttttgacttaggattgtcttggcaatgtggctcttttttggttccatatggactttaaagcagttttttccaattctgtgaagaaactcattggtagcttgatggggatggcattgaatctataaattaccttgggcagtatggccattttcatgatactgattcttcctatccatgagcatgggcttcatccctgggatgcaagtctggttcaacatatgcaaatcaataaacgtaatccagcatataaacagaaccaaagacaaaaaccacatgattatctcaatagatgcagaaaaggcctttgacaaaattcaacagcccttcatgctaaaaacgctcaataaattcggtattgatggaacatatctcaaaataataagagctatttatgacaaacccacagccaatatcatactgaatgggaaaaaactggaaaaattccctttggaaactggcacaagacagggatgccctctctcaccactcctattcaacatagtgttggaagttctggctagggcaatcaggcaagagaaggaaataaagggtattcagttaggaaaagaagaagtcagattgtccctgtttgcagatgacatgattgtatatttagaaaaccccagtgtctcagccaaaaatctccttaagctgataagaaacttcagcaaagtctcaggatacaaaataaatgtgcaaaaatcacaagcattcttatacaccagtaacagacaaacggagagccaaatcatgaatgaacttccattcacaattgcttcaaaaagaataaaatacctaggaatccaacttacaagggatgtaaaggacctcttcaaggagaactacaaaccactgctcagtgaaatcaaagaggacacaaacaaatggaagaacatagtCTCAGCTTTTATGCTGACCATCTGTTTGGCCTGACAAGTCACCTTTGCATCCCAAAACCTCAGTGGCATCAACTTCAAATTGGAAGCTTGAATATAAGGATCTTTAAAGATCTATCTAGCTCTAAATTTAGTGCTACATTTGTAAGAAAATTGAGAACATCAGTTAAGTATAATGCCATATTAATAATACtttgcatttatatattaatagtatGATTCAGTTTATCATACACTTTTCATCCTTGATCTCATTTGATCTCAATAACAACTTTGTGAAACATGTAGGGAAgtcattaatatataatttatagttAAATATAGATGATATTTTTGTGGTCATTTCCACAAACAGTACAGAAAATAATAGAGTAGATCCTAAGATTTGTTGAGTATCCACTGTGTGCTAGGTTTGAGGTAATGTTTCTATGGAAAAATTAGATTTAACTTGTAACTGTGTCAACTATTCCAAGAACATAAGTGACAGAATTTATGAGAGTTCCCTGTTATTCATTTATCAGTGTTTAAGCCAATGATGTACATAGCCTGGGAGAGGACATTAGGGCTATGGAGAACTGTACAGGAGATAGTTCCCTGCTGCAGTGGAGAGGAGACATGTGCCATTAGATAATTCAATTCTATGCATTAATGGGGGTGAAAGATAACCTGGATGATCCAACAGGGATAAACAGGTGGCAGTATAGCTGATCAATTTAGACTCCAGTCAGTGAAAATGCGTGATAAATTAGACAATGGTACAATTAGTGGACAGAGGAATACAACATCTGGAACCCCCAAATCTCCATCTGGAAAAGGTCATGACATGCTTATAATTGAGAACCCACCCTCTGAGGTGGAAGCTATTAAAAATGGCACACTGTGGATGAGATTCACTGTCTATAGGAGACCTTCCCAGGGGTAACCCATCTACATACTGGGTAACAGTGAAATTGTAGCATCTCATCAGGAACCTGTCCAACCTAAGAAGCATTTGATAAGAAGATGAAGTGAGTCTTTGGTTATGTTATAAAAAGTGGTCCAAgatggttgggcgtggtggctcacgtctgtcaccagagcactttgggaggctaaagagagtggatcacctgaggtcaggagttcgagaccagcctggccaacatggtgaaaccccgtctctactaaaaatacaaaaattagctgggcgtggtggtgcgcctgtaatcccagctactcaggaggatgaggtgggaaaattgcttgaaccttggaggcagaggctgcagtgagccgagattgtgccactgcactccagcctaggcaagagagcctgacctcatctaaaaaaaaaaaaataaaaaataaaaaagaagtggtCAAGATGCTCAAAGGTGATAATAAGAAGTCAAATGCAAATAGAAATGTGGTGGGTCTTTTCCAGGCTTCCTGGGAGAGTTAAGAGGATGCCCTGTCTAGGATCTGTGTTCTTACAGAGGACCTGGGTTCTCAGCAGCCTGCTATATTCTAGGACACAAACATCACAGAATGGTCATCATTCCAGTGTATCACGTTTCTCTCCCTTAAGTGCAAATTGACTGAGGGGTGGGCTTCTGGTTATTAACAGGCTTCCAGATGCAGTGATACTCAGGAACACAAGCATCCTCCTCTTTGTTACAGGTCTCCTGGAGAAGGAGAATAAATTGTCCTTTTGGTTTACAGGTCAGCAGTGGATGACAGTGAATTACCTCTGTGTGAACTGTCCAGGCTGTGAGGGTGGTGACAACACCGAATGACTCAGTTGAAAACATCCAGCTCCATTTTGGACTCCAGTGTCTTTCAATGGCTGTTACTGGTCATTGAGGTGGGGACAATTCTTTGTCATGTAAGATTGTCCCACGCAGGCTGGACACTTAGTATCCCTGGACCCCAAGTGCTGAAGGCCATTAATACTTCCTGGTCATTGTGACAACCCCAAAGCAGTCCCCTCCACTCTAAAACTTGTCTCCCCTGCCCTCGGCCCAGCTGAGAGCCACTGACTTGACCGATGTTTACATTTGCTTAAATAGTTTGCTCTGGTTAGGGAAAGTTTTAGCCAAGGAAACTTTATGACTAGCTAGGGAGTCATATTCGTGAAAAATGAAACTGTTTCAATACAGTAGGAAGGCACTGGGCTCAGGTTCTGGAGATTCTTCTCTTTACACTAAACACTACGGATTTCACAGGGAGCCCCAAGATTGCAGTGGCCAGAGAGTTCAGGGAAGTGGACTCTTTATTTTGGAAGTCCAGTGGTGAAACCAAAGGCCCTCCCAAAGCCCAGCACGGTTTCCTGCCCCTGGTGGAGACATCTGGTTTTCTGATGGACAGCACCTACCTCCCTGGAGAACCCACTCCACAGGATTTTCTCCTCGTTGATGAAGAGTCTTTCTCCCTTCTTGGCATAGACGTTGTAATACCCGACTTCCTTAAACACGATGGAGCCATCCTCTGGGGAGAGGTGCCAGTTGATGATGGAATAGTTCCCCACCAGGTCACCACACTCATCAAAGGTCACCTGCTCCCCCATATTGTTGGTAAAGTTTAGGTGCCGTAGGTGCTTCAGGACCTAAAGAGGAGCAGAGAATGAATACAAGCCACATGGCTGCCACATAGAACCAATTAGGTAGGCTGTGCCCTGTACAACGACGGTAAACTATCTTGTTCCAACAAAGTGGGAGGAATGTGACTTAAGGAAGAGGCAGCTTTTTCTAATTCACACCAAAGTACTTGCCTGTGTTAGCAGCAGCCCTGGTAAGCCATGGGCTTTAATTATTATTCAAATTATAATTAGGGTAGGAAACACTTTTTTGAagatggggaaaggaaaggaaagggagacatCTCACCTGGCAACTGGCCAAGTCAAAGGTCCTGCAGGTGTGCCATCACCTGGAAGTGCCCCAGGACGGGCAGGATTTAtaagccagagcccatccctggCATCTTCTGAGCTGGGCattggggaaggagaggagaaatggCTGAG
Above is a window of Macaca thibetana thibetana isolate TM-01 chromosome 2, ASM2454274v1, whole genome shotgun sequence DNA encoding:
- the CASR gene encoding extracellular calcium-sensing receptor, coding for MAFYCCFWVLLALTWHTSAYGPDQRAQKKGDIILGGLFPIHFGVAAKDQDLKSRPESVECIRYNFRGFRWLQAMIFAIEEINSSPALLPNLTLGYRIFDTCNTVSKALEATLSFVAQNKIDSLNLDEFCNCSEHIPSTIAVVGATGSGVSTAVANLLGLFYIPQVSYASSSRLLSNKNQFKSFLRTIPNDEHQATAMADIIEYFRWNWVGTIAADDDYGRPGIEKFREEAEERDICIDFSELISQYSDEEEIQHVVEVIQNSTAKVIVVFSSGPDLEPLIKEIVRRNITGKIWLASEAWASSSLIAMPEYFHVVGGTIGFALKAGQIPGFREFLKKVHPRKSVHNGFAKEFWEETFNCHLQEGAKGPLPVDTFLRGHEESGGRFSNSSTAFRPLCTGDENISSVETPYIDYTHLRISYNVYLAVYSIAHALQDIYTCLPGRGLFTNGSCADIKKVEAWQVLKHLRHLNFTNNMGEQVTFDECGDLVGNYSIINWHLSPEDGSIVFKEVGYYNVYAKKGERLFINEEKILWSGFSREVPFSNCSRDCLAGTRKGIIEGEPTCCFECVECPDGEYSDETDASACNKCPDDFWSNENHTSCIAKEIEFLSWTEPFGIALTLFAVLGIFLTAFVLGVFIKFRNTPIVKATNRELSYLLLFSLLCCFSSSLFFIGEPQDWTCRLRQPAFGISFVLCISCILVKTNRVLLVFEAKIPTSFHRKWWGLNLQFLLVFLCTFMQIVICVIWLYTAPPSSYRNHELEDEIIFITCHEGSLMALGFLIGYTCLLAAICFFFAFKSRKLPENFNEAKFITFSMLIFFIVWISFIPAYASTYGKFVSAVEVIAILAASFGLLACIFFNKIYIILFKPSRNTIEEVRCSTAAHAFKVAARATLRRSNVSRKRSSSLGGSTGSTPSSSISSKSNSEDPFPQPERQKQQQPLALTQQEQQQQPLTLPQQQQSQQQPRCKQKVIFGSGTVTFSLSFDEPQKNAMAHRNSTHQNSLEAQKSSDTLARHQALLPLQCGEADSDLSVQETGLQGPVGGDHRPEVEVPEELSPALVVSSSQSFVISGGGSTVTENVLHS